From Acidipropionibacterium acidipropionici, one genomic window encodes:
- a CDS encoding NmrA family NAD(P)-binding protein, producing the protein MTIAITGATGQLGGLVIDSLLARVPATEIVALARNTEKAAGLASRGIDVRHFDYNQPEGLEPALKGVDRLLLISGNAVGQRIPQHKAVIDAAVAADVEFIAYTSFLHTEEASIIAVAPEHKETEKLLAAAPIKVGLLRNGLYTENFIPQAQQAAETGTLLTSAGAGRISSAVRKDFAEAAAAVISAESADDAVYELSGDESFTYGDLANVIAELTGKPVALKNVSAEEHEQILKAAGVPEFGIGFATSTDLAIKEGELFDEHPGTLSKLIGHPTTSLKDALAPALTQG; encoded by the coding sequence ATGACCATTGCCATCACCGGAGCCACCGGCCAGCTCGGCGGCCTCGTCATCGATTCCCTGCTCGCCCGCGTCCCGGCCACCGAGATCGTCGCTCTGGCCCGCAACACCGAGAAGGCCGCCGGGCTGGCCTCCCGCGGGATCGACGTCCGCCACTTCGACTACAACCAGCCGGAAGGCCTCGAGCCGGCCCTGAAGGGCGTCGACCGGCTGCTCCTCATCTCGGGCAACGCCGTCGGTCAGCGAATCCCCCAGCACAAGGCCGTCATCGACGCCGCAGTGGCCGCCGACGTCGAGTTCATCGCCTACACGAGCTTCCTGCACACCGAGGAGGCCTCGATCATCGCCGTCGCTCCCGAGCACAAGGAGACCGAGAAGCTGCTGGCCGCCGCCCCGATCAAGGTCGGTCTGCTGCGCAACGGCTTGTACACCGAGAACTTCATCCCCCAGGCGCAGCAGGCCGCCGAGACCGGGACGCTGCTGACCAGCGCCGGAGCGGGCCGGATCTCCTCGGCCGTCCGCAAGGACTTCGCCGAGGCCGCGGCGGCTGTGATCAGCGCTGAGTCCGCCGATGACGCCGTTTACGAGCTGAGCGGCGACGAGTCCTTCACCTACGGAGACCTCGCGAACGTCATCGCCGAGCTCACCGGTAAGCCGGTGGCGCTGAAGAACGTGAGCGCCGAGGAGCACGAGCAGATCCTCAAGGCCGCCGGGGTCCCGGAGTTCGGGATCGGCTTCGCCACATCCACCGATCTGGCCATCAAGGAGGGCGAACTCTTCGACGAGCACCCCGGCACCCTGTCGAAGCTCATCGGGCACCCCACTACCTCGCTGAAGGACGCCCTGGCTCCGGCTCTCACGCAGGGCTGA
- a CDS encoding plasmid mobilization protein, translated as MTEMINGRPVTEDQIAEWAAEAEAGYDVEKLRRRGRGRPGRGAQPSQAVAVRLTPDELAEVDERAAAAHKTRSAYIRGVLLPESA; from the coding sequence ATGACGGAGATGATCAACGGCCGTCCAGTCACAGAGGATCAGATCGCCGAATGGGCAGCTGAGGCTGAAGCCGGGTACGACGTCGAGAAGCTCCGTCGACGAGGACGCGGCAGACCCGGGCGCGGCGCTCAGCCGTCCCAGGCGGTGGCTGTCCGACTCACTCCCGATGAGTTGGCCGAAGTGGATGAAAGAGCGGCCGCTGCGCACAAGACCCGGTCCGCCTACATTCGCGGCGTGCTCCTGCCTGAGTCGGCATGA
- a CDS encoding ATP-binding cassette domain-containing protein, whose amino-acid sequence MSPTGASPSGSGLVLHARGLTASGSRGVIFGPVDLDLSPRQLTVIHGPKGTGKSALLLALTGRFRRTRGTLIIDGIDAIADPYRAIRRTSVATIGDYVQPEDRLTLAESVAERSYLDSVPLAHAEDRMRRIEELVGYTIERSTELEQLTAMERAIASVALAMIRPSKLIVIDDADVMVPHAEQKELFEIFLRMTELDDSAIVATTVDDDMAPPGSIDIALPARHRAKVHPISGEQVAASPATPDDADDSADGDPSHAPSSTQATEVTDS is encoded by the coding sequence CTGAGCCCCACTGGCGCATCCCCATCCGGATCCGGCCTCGTCCTCCACGCCCGCGGCCTCACGGCCTCCGGCTCCCGCGGAGTGATCTTCGGGCCCGTCGATCTGGATCTCTCCCCCAGGCAGCTCACCGTCATCCACGGCCCCAAGGGCACCGGGAAATCCGCCCTGCTGCTGGCCCTGACCGGCCGCTTCCGCAGGACCCGGGGCACCCTGATCATCGACGGGATCGACGCCATCGCCGACCCCTACCGCGCCATCCGGCGCACCAGCGTCGCCACCATCGGCGACTACGTCCAGCCCGAGGACCGCCTCACCCTGGCCGAGTCCGTCGCCGAACGCAGCTACCTCGACTCGGTCCCCCTGGCCCACGCCGAGGACCGGATGCGCCGGATCGAGGAACTCGTCGGATACACCATCGAGCGCTCCACCGAGCTGGAGCAGCTCACCGCCATGGAACGCGCCATCGCCTCCGTGGCTCTGGCCATGATCCGGCCCTCGAAGCTCATCGTCATCGACGACGCCGACGTCATGGTGCCCCACGCCGAGCAGAAGGAGCTCTTCGAGATCTTCCTGCGCATGACCGAACTCGACGACTCGGCCATCGTGGCCACCACCGTCGACGACGACATGGCCCCGCCCGGCTCCATCGACATCGCCCTGCCCGCCCGTCACAGGGCCAAGGTGCATCCCATCAGCGGCGAACAGGTGGCGGCCTCCCCGGCCACTCCCGACGACGCCGACGATTCCGCAGACGGAGACCCGTCCCACGCCCCCTCCTCCACCCAGGCCACAGAGGTGACCGATTCAT
- a CDS encoding ribbon-helix-helix protein, CopG family, whose product MRLSESELDAVMARANREHRSRSDAIREALDEWAHA is encoded by the coding sequence GTGCGACTGAGCGAGTCCGAACTCGACGCCGTGATGGCGCGTGCCAATCGCGAGCACCGCAGCCGCTCCGACGCGATCCGCGAGGCGCTGGACGAGTGGGCGCACGCCTGA
- a CDS encoding NACHT domain-containing protein, with protein MEIQGTLANRLDEALCASGTHWSDPTDHLSRALRLVELTYPAIAATIEDADRAQLCESWAQQRDATVRKVLYELAGPDAAFSAQDLAQVLRQRSAARRTVRLQAFNTDEAALRSYLERIHMPNVPSGSVVVLQGDFGSGKSEVAETWHRACINELAMGDIAPIPVWFNASAMTGMSLENALDAQTGHAWRRGQGASITIDGLDEIEPATAQALLDASRVLAKTYTSIRVLLTSRPGILTPTTDEEQAIDLLSASDALDLVEAIGGERRETWRWTTDMRETVRRPFFALAAGIMLASGSVPDGEADLIRNLVEHALATGAERQAVTSSTTRGVLEKLAVRLTHSGRDGLSFSDRQVARSSRLVADGPQGSVIFSLPIFQHWFAAQAILAGDVPPEDIVATRQSFVRWRWAAAVAVMSLTDDSQIDELLGTWVSGNPGAAAWIIREAFSGRGNFHTDADGSLDAISSRRRILRALRTWTNGLGPFAPGLLPDSLVHGPVGLGVAVSGRCINIAFAEPSPKSDYVTELPEGIHPLSWGSISKPAWIPWMCGGVPRGSAWPWTMTRELIARETLKKLSNDPHLGTSDGIWTQERRFDLSRVLLRRGRQSLDPLPADEVRTRAVELFESLGGNRKSSVTFNLGGSYSGAELEDLILSIDTNRPSVIASPLPQPDLNPPPPSSWIWEWYSQQRIMEFEVAVYSRACKAYDEALDNAFARLGWSMSSSILAPFGVVMRLNLNDDDSERRLRDRWGSISLSLTRVPMALLPELAPTDPEPIWSTDRRVVISRSEVSLETAYFSWVLERIGSWLQMQERELIGGLSWSTTIANQMSKVRPACDIAAKWLYDDLKKTGLGEGTFPQLR; from the coding sequence GTGGAGATCCAAGGAACACTGGCGAATCGGCTTGACGAAGCGTTATGCGCCTCAGGAACGCACTGGTCCGATCCGACTGATCACCTCTCACGTGCGTTGCGTCTGGTCGAGCTGACCTATCCTGCCATCGCCGCCACGATTGAGGACGCAGATCGCGCACAACTATGCGAATCATGGGCCCAACAGCGCGACGCCACGGTGCGGAAGGTGCTCTATGAGCTTGCGGGCCCAGATGCGGCCTTCAGCGCTCAAGACCTCGCGCAGGTGCTCCGCCAGCGATCGGCCGCGCGACGTACGGTGCGCCTCCAGGCGTTCAACACGGATGAAGCCGCCCTGAGGTCATACCTCGAGCGAATACATATGCCGAATGTTCCGTCTGGGAGTGTGGTCGTCCTGCAGGGCGACTTCGGCTCAGGCAAGTCGGAGGTCGCGGAAACCTGGCACAGGGCCTGCATCAACGAGCTTGCTATGGGCGACATTGCGCCGATACCAGTCTGGTTCAATGCCAGTGCCATGACCGGGATGAGCCTCGAGAACGCTCTGGACGCACAAACCGGCCATGCTTGGCGACGCGGCCAAGGCGCATCCATCACAATCGATGGCCTTGATGAGATCGAGCCAGCTACGGCTCAAGCGCTGCTCGATGCCTCACGGGTGCTGGCCAAGACTTACACCAGCATCCGGGTCCTACTTACTTCGCGCCCCGGCATTTTGACTCCGACAACGGATGAGGAGCAGGCGATAGACCTGCTCTCCGCGTCGGACGCGCTTGACCTCGTCGAGGCGATCGGCGGGGAACGACGTGAAACCTGGCGTTGGACGACGGACATGCGAGAGACCGTTAGGAGACCATTCTTCGCCCTTGCCGCAGGAATCATGCTTGCATCAGGCAGCGTCCCAGATGGTGAGGCGGACCTGATCCGCAACTTGGTTGAGCATGCCCTTGCCACGGGCGCCGAGCGCCAAGCAGTGACTTCGAGCACGACTCGCGGGGTCCTTGAGAAGCTCGCAGTCAGACTCACTCATTCAGGTCGTGATGGTCTGTCATTCAGCGATCGTCAAGTGGCCCGTTCAAGCCGACTCGTTGCTGATGGGCCTCAAGGATCAGTCATATTCTCGCTGCCGATCTTTCAACACTGGTTTGCCGCACAAGCTATTCTTGCGGGCGATGTTCCACCGGAGGATATCGTTGCGACACGTCAAAGTTTCGTCCGGTGGAGGTGGGCCGCTGCGGTGGCGGTAATGAGCCTAACCGACGATTCACAGATTGATGAACTCCTTGGAACCTGGGTTTCCGGAAATCCAGGAGCTGCAGCTTGGATTATCCGCGAGGCATTTAGTGGCCGTGGGAACTTCCACACAGACGCCGACGGTAGCCTTGACGCAATCAGCAGTAGGCGACGCATTCTTCGTGCCCTGAGAACTTGGACAAATGGTCTTGGGCCATTCGCTCCTGGGCTTCTTCCAGACTCATTGGTGCATGGTCCCGTGGGGCTGGGTGTGGCCGTATCTGGTCGCTGCATTAACATCGCGTTTGCGGAGCCATCGCCGAAATCCGATTACGTGACCGAGCTTCCTGAGGGAATTCATCCACTCTCCTGGGGATCCATATCCAAGCCTGCCTGGATTCCATGGATGTGCGGCGGAGTGCCGCGAGGTAGCGCTTGGCCTTGGACGATGACGAGGGAACTGATCGCTCGCGAGACACTAAAGAAGCTCTCGAATGACCCCCATTTGGGCACGTCGGACGGAATCTGGACTCAGGAACGCCGTTTTGATCTTTCTAGGGTTCTCCTTCGGCGCGGACGGCAGTCCCTTGATCCACTTCCCGCAGACGAAGTTAGAACTCGCGCCGTCGAGCTGTTTGAGTCTTTGGGCGGGAACCGCAAATCCTCAGTCACCTTCAATCTAGGCGGAAGCTATTCTGGCGCGGAACTCGAAGATCTAATCTTATCAATCGATACGAATCGACCGTCTGTAATTGCGTCGCCACTTCCCCAGCCAGATCTGAATCCTCCGCCGCCTAGTTCATGGATTTGGGAATGGTATTCACAGCAACGCATCATGGAGTTTGAGGTCGCTGTCTACAGTCGTGCTTGTAAGGCGTATGACGAAGCACTAGATAACGCGTTCGCTCGACTAGGATGGTCAATGTCAAGTTCTATTCTTGCACCTTTTGGAGTTGTCATGCGCCTGAACTTGAATGACGATGATTCTGAGCGTAGATTGCGGGACCGCTGGGGATCAATATCTCTATCTCTCACCAGGGTTCCTATGGCGCTTCTCCCCGAGCTTGCACCAACGGATCCGGAACCTATATGGTCTACAGACCGGCGTGTAGTGATATCGAGGAGCGAAGTGTCGCTCGAGACGGCTTACTTTTCCTGGGTCCTTGAGCGCATAGGTTCGTGGTTGCAAATGCAAGAGCGAGAGCTTATCGGCGGCCTCAGTTGGTCGACCACGATCGCGAATCAGATGTCCAAGGTGCGTCCCGCCTGTGACATCGCGGCAAAATGGCTCTACGACGATCTGAAGAAAACCGGCTTGGGTGAAGGAACGTTCCCACAACTCCGATAG
- a CDS encoding TetR/AcrR family transcriptional regulator codes for MQTATHPDLTVETDNTTRDDAPGAVSPADAPAHAPLPGRPSHDSVRAKILEAAAANFEEFGYAGTNLRKIASDAGFTKGAVYSNFGSKPDLFCQVATERMSGAGADVFASLTPVLATAADRRELVEGLGRALTQSLLGYTAWELIIAEFRGLAPTDPQVAAGYAALSRERIDRLIELLVTSPLLAELADPDLRSLAAGALGLLNVMAVDHIAAPEVYTEDFITEIVTHAVEGLIR; via the coding sequence ATGCAGACCGCCACCCACCCGGACCTGACGGTGGAGACCGACAACACCACCCGGGACGACGCCCCGGGGGCAGTCTCCCCCGCAGACGCCCCGGCCCACGCGCCCCTCCCCGGCCGGCCCAGCCACGACAGCGTCCGGGCGAAGATCCTGGAGGCCGCGGCCGCCAATTTCGAGGAGTTCGGCTACGCCGGCACCAACCTGCGCAAGATCGCCTCGGACGCCGGATTCACCAAGGGCGCGGTCTACTCGAACTTCGGCTCCAAGCCCGACCTGTTCTGCCAGGTCGCCACAGAGCGGATGAGCGGGGCCGGCGCCGACGTCTTCGCCTCCCTCACCCCGGTCCTGGCGACGGCGGCCGACCGCCGCGAACTCGTCGAGGGTCTGGGCCGCGCACTCACCCAGTCGCTGCTGGGCTACACGGCGTGGGAGCTCATCATCGCCGAGTTCCGCGGCCTGGCGCCCACCGACCCGCAGGTCGCCGCCGGCTACGCGGCCCTGAGCCGGGAACGGATCGACAGGCTCATCGAGCTGCTGGTCACCAGCCCGCTGCTCGCCGAACTGGCCGATCCCGATCTGCGCAGCCTCGCCGCCGGGGCGCTGGGCCTGCTCAACGTCATGGCCGTCGACCACATCGCGGCCCCTGAGGTCTACACCGAGGACTTCATCACCGAGATCGTCACCCACGCCGTCGAAGGCCTCATCCGGTGA